ATATAATAAAGACATTATCCTGAAATGACAAATTTGTCTTGTGCATTTAATAAAATTGCTTATATAATAACCTACAAAATCAAACTGATTGAGAAATTCATCTATTTCAagtgtcaattttttttttttttttttttttgcaaaaagaGGAGTTTTCCAATATGAAATTGTCGTATCATACCATGTGGTCTATCAAGGTAGGGCTGTCTTCTGCCAGATTCTCATTGTCtaaattgacaacatcaagaaacTGAAACAACCTACGATGACAAAAAATATAGATCTGATATGTCAACAATTTGGAGAATAGCAAACATTCTAGATATAACAATTCAGAAATATATGAACTATCTCTAAAAATATGAACAATCTAATATATCCAGGGACTAACAGTATAGTAAAACATACTTCTCTTTGGTGTCATTTTTCTTTGACGTAACTCCGGCTACAGTTTCCAGATTTCCTAgtaaatcaacaaaaaaaaatcattttaccTGATATATGCACATAGTAAGGAAAAATTAGGCTTTCAGGTGACGTTTTCTTCAACAAAATGGTAGCATAGAATCTagaatgaaaaataagaaggaaaaagaattgAATTCTAGGCAACAGAAACAGATTGTCCTATGAAAGACTATAATCATTTCCTCTAGCTAATAATAAATTTCCTGTAGCTAGCAAAGATATGGAGAAACCCACTTAACAAAGAGGGGGGGAGGATACAGATTATAATTCACCAAATGAGGacatccttgatatatttgattATATATAAGAAGATAGGCCTTGTACATATAACATCCTTCATCCGTTGCAAAGAAATGCCATTCATCTTACTCATCTCATACTTatgcaaacaagaaagaaaacaaggaattggaaaacatgcaaaaagaaaaaaagaaagtaaacgTGCTCCTCGGCAACACTTTTGTTGAAGCCACCAAGATCAGTTTCCGTGaaatagacaaaaaaaaaacagagcagGCAAAAACTTTATGCACTGTGAAATACTTACGTTCgttttatttttcagtgcatattccAACATTGAAACTCTACGGGAGAACATCCTGCCTGAATGATGCCATGTTTGAATACTTGCAATCCATTGTATGCTGATGTTGGGCGGAAAAAAAACCCAGTGAGCTCTTTGAACGGAGATAATGAATTTTGACCAAATTATTTCCTCGAATAAAAAAAAGGCATATCGTTTGCCAAGAATACTAAATGCTGCGGGAGAGTGGGTGAATCCTCATAAAACTAAGTAGGGCATGGTCAGAGGGTGTTTAATATGCCCCGGCACCGGATTTGGTCAACAAAGAAGtttccaaacattcaatcagatCTCGCACTTCATATAGCCGTTTCAGATTCTTTCTAAAGAACCGTTTTCTTTAATCTTTTTTCCGAATTAGCACTAGAATTTTAGGCACTTCATATACGCAtttcagcatcaaataaagcaaaatgcaaataaaatatttataaaagaaCTGTTTTCTTTAATCTTTTTCCAAATTAGTActagattttaaaaaatatctaCAATATAAAGGACTCTAAAGACCAAGGGAGGAAGTGCGAGGCACGGGCTGGATCACCGCGCATCAAGATTCCCCTCGAATCCTTAATTCTACGATCAAGAACCCTAACTTGAGAATTTTAACTCCCTTTGCATCACATTGCCAGAAGAAGCGATCAAACGAAGCCAACAAAGGGAGATTcgagggaaagaaagaagagggtaTCAGATCTACGGACCTCCAACGGTCTGCTCGCTTTCGGGGAACTCCTTCCTGAGAGCCTGATCAATCATGTCGGCGAAGCTCTCGTGGGCCGGCGCTGCCCTCGACGCCTCCGTCGCCACCGAGGGCGGAGAGAAGATACAAGACATGAGAATAGggaggagaaggggagaagCTCCTCATCCCGGAGAGGACGACGAGGAGGAGGGCGATGGCTCACGGTAACGAGCCCGAGGCAGGTGGACGAGGGACCGAAAGGAGAGATGGGAGGGAAAGAGGGCATGTAAGCTTGGCCTTCGGGTAAAGGGCGGAGAGTGGAAGTGAGATCGCCGCCCTCGCtggagacaaaaaaaaaaaaaaaaagggtgtgTTCCAcgattataataaaaaattaatatatatatatatatatatatatatatatatatatatatatatataaaataaattagttATTTAAGAAGCTAATTATCTAAATAGTTTGAAATATAATTTTCATCTAATGTGGGGATATCCAGATAGCTAATTTTGGAATCCGAAAAACCAGCCTCATATTTAGTCTCAACCTCGAAAATTAGTACACACTACGTGGCTCGTAATACATACTCATCGACTTTCTGATACATACTACAAACTTATTTGATACATACCTAGCAGCGATCTAATATACATCTTTCGATAAATCGATGCATAATTACTAGAATATACTTTTTACTAGTACATACTATATAGTCAGGTCATACACACCAAATaaattaatcatctcgcaagCTAGTACACACGTTtagataaattgatatataatTTTCAGCATACAGTATTCATCAATATTGATACACAATTTCTTATCTTTGTCTAATATAAGGAATTATATGCGTATCATTTCTTAGATTCCATAAACTTTTAGTTGCAAAGATCCTGGAAAAAAGAGGAATTTGGGGGAGGAGAAAAAAACtatgaagaagaaagaagatcaCGTAGATGGGATAAACAGcttgataaaaaaaaaggatagatgAAGAGGCTGGACGAGGATGAAAAAAATGCAGACGGTCTCTCGTGGACGATCTCTTTTGGCGCATgtagttttttttcttcttattatttttttaagttatgATATAATGGACGTCGGTAGGAGGAGTTCTATCTTTAGTTGACTCTTAGGTTCTTTTTAAGATTAGTGCTATAAAAAATatagcaaaataaaaattttacgaCATATGATTTACCATCAACTGGCGGTTGTTAGGTTGAGATATTTCTTCCtaaattttttcatttttatataaACAATGGTTTttccaaatattttttcattGTAGCAGTGTTGAAGGAGGAGCATTTCCATTTTAGACCAGTGGGACCAGGCTTGTATTTAGCTTCGATCAGTTTCATGGGATAGTCATAAGTAAAATGGTTACTCTTCCCATCCCAACTGCTCTTCACTTCAAGGTGCATTACCGCGATTAAATCTTGGTAAGTTTTAATTACGTAAATCCATCAGCATTCcagccttttcttttaaaaagatTCTGAAGTATAGCTAAAGAGATGGGATAACTTAAAATAAACATACATCCATcaacatgaattaattaattacatgACCGAACATAATTTTTTTGTATGAATGAGGAAGACGGAGACATGTTGTCTTTGTCCCGCTTTCTCACTCTCAAACAGAGGaggcaaagaaaagaaacatatTATTTTGTCTTTCAAACAGATTGCTTCTTCTTGCGTCAACTTCCTTGGgacataataataaaaaatatattatccaCCAAATAGAGTAGGATTTTGGgcttcaccatctcagattggCCGGGAAGTACTGCAACATAAATTCCAATATCAGTAAACATACTACATAGAATAGtatcagaaaaaaaaggaaaaattactTCCAATTCAACACCGACCTTTTGGATGAGGGATAGATAGTATGGCTTCACTTTCTCAACATCAATTCTAACTTTGCTCTTGCTGTAGAGGTCATATTTGCTGCATATAGTACAGAAAGATTAGTCAAAGAGGTGATGTTTCATTAAACTCTAATGTGTCTAAATTTTCAGCTAAACAGAGATAGATGCTACTTGAATATTCTCAGCCATTTCAGattttcttcatcctcttcatTCATTAAGTGCTTATAGGCCTCTTCCCTGTGCAGCGCTGAATAATGGCAAGATATATAATGTTAGTTTTCAAATAAGAGGAACTAATTAATAATCTATTTAAGAGAGACTACCAAAGGAGCAATTAAGTTGTCGAGACTTAACGATAGAATGAATGGTATCTGATAATAAACAATGCGGCTGAAGGCAGAGTGGTCTTGTTTTCCTTGGCCACCTACAATTTAACCCGAATAAAAAGATATAAACCAGCTTCAGCAAACATAGAGAGGAGAATTATTTCATGTTTGATGTTTGATTGACAAGGATATGAGAGGTTGCTGCATTATTACCATGTACATATAATCATCATGCCCCCATGACATCAAAACATTATCAAGTCCACATCCTTCGGAATAGATTCCGTGCTTGGTGTTGTACTTAGGATTGTCATTGTCAGGATTCTCTTGGAAGAACTGCAGTAATTTGCCATAGAATCAAGTAATTAGATACTTGCAACGAACCATGCAAACCACTTTGTTTAGATAAGGGATGAACCTTGTGATGAACGTTAGATTTGTCAAAAGCACAGCCCACAGGGAATGTGTCACCTACGAAATGGATCCTGATTAGTAATTTGAGGAGAAGAACAGGTTAACCAAGAATGATGACTTTCTTAAAAGAATCAGAGAGCATCAGAAACTAAATTATGATGCTAACCAACAACGGCCCATTGAGGAAGCTGTCCAAAGCTAGGATGAAGAAGGACCTTTCCCAGATCTGAACcacacaagaaaaagaaagccaaTTAGATGTTTCTTCCATTGAAAAGTTTCAAAGGCACACTCTATCCCATAAAATGTTTCGAGATATTGTATCGAACAAGGGAAATGGTTTCGAGGAGCGGAGGAAGTAGGATTCGATAGTATCAAACAGTGCTCATTGGAGGAAAGAGATTAGAACTGTTGGTTGTGGTTATTATGTGAGCTGTTAGAGCATAATTGCATGCATGTACCATGTATGAGGCCAGTCAGGTGCAACCAATCTTCATTAGGATAATCCTTCCTAATAGCTTCAGCAGTCTGGAGCAAATGCTCGATCTGAGGTTCATCGAGATCGGGATCGCTTTCATCCACGAACTCATTAAGTAGCTCACAGCATTCCCAAACACTCATCTCTGCTTTGTTCAACTTGCCATACTCCTCCCTCATCTTCTTTACCTACATAAACAAGTGTAACAACCATGAGCAAAAAATCCAAACATATAGCTTGATAAGGAGCAAAAACATTCAACCATCAACAGATAAGAAATTAAAACTCCAAATtttaaatgaaatgatttggcCAGAATCATAAGTATCCGAGATAGTGTGGCAGAAAGAACCCGCACTAGATAGTATTGTATATTTTTATCATATAAAGTTGTATACATATATGGttttatatagatatagatcaatttacaatatGTACATCTACTTGTATGGGTTTCGATCAATCCAAAATAATCCAAAATTGAAACATATAGCTTGACAAGGAGAGCAAAAGCATTCAACCATCAATAAATGAGAAGCATGTTTTACATACAAATTCAACTGTTTGATTAATGTGCTGCTTCCAATAGAACTCTTCGACGGCGTCTTTCCTCTCCGAATTGGCTTCATAGTCCCTGCAATGTTTCTCTCTCTGAGTTGAGCAATGATGGGAATTCATATAGCATAGATGGTGACAAACTAAGGGAAAAAATGTACCTAAAAGTATAGCAAAGGCGTTATTGTCAGGAACATGAAATCCAGCATTCGACACCAATTCGACAGGGAGCTTCTTTTCCTCAGCTCCTGATGCTaaacaaaaagaacaaaaaaaaaacaatatcagGAAACATA
This portion of the Phoenix dactylifera cultivar Barhee BC4 chromosome 11, palm_55x_up_171113_PBpolish2nd_filt_p, whole genome shotgun sequence genome encodes:
- the LOC103711200 gene encoding K(+) efflux antiporter 6-like produces the protein MSCIFSPPSVATEASRAAPAHESFADMIDQALRKEFPESEQTVGGNLETVAGVTSKKNDTKEKLFQFLDVVNLDNENLAEDSPTLIDHMDNVFIISNPRLISDLVVVIVSATCGGIAF
- the LOC120112536 gene encoding inositol oxygenase 1-like, producing MTIAKEKPQLASGAEEKKLPVELVSNAGFHVPDNNAFAILFRDYEANSERKDAVEEFYWKQHINQTVEFVKKMREEYGKLNKAEMSVWECCELLNEFVDESDPDLDEPQIEHLLQTAEAIRKDYPNEDWLHLTGLIHDLGKVLLHPSFGQLPQWAVVGDTFPVGCAFDKSNVHHKFFQENPDNDNPKYNTKHGIYSEGCGLDNVLMSWGHDDYMYMVAKENKTTLPSAALFIIRYHSFYPLHREEAYKHLMNEEDEENLKWLRIFNKYDLYSKSKVRIDVEKVKPYYLSLIQKYFPANLRW